A stretch of Rhinoderma darwinii isolate aRhiDar2 chromosome 4, aRhiDar2.hap1, whole genome shotgun sequence DNA encodes these proteins:
- the RSAD2 gene encoding S-adenosylmethionine-dependent nucleotide dehydratase RSAD2 yields the protein MMSLCLLPVLEILTTVWRNMTFLLECMKMLSPWCWLEVFGTRKVSSPKINGWRDPGQVKPVSVNYHFTRQCNYKCGFCFHTAKTSFVLPIEEAKKGLTMLRDAGMEKINFSGGEPFLQERGNFVGKLVVYCKKDLKLPSVSIVSNGSMITEKWFKSYGEHLDILAVSCDSFNEEVNKLIGRGQGKRNHVEKLMKIRQWCCDYNVAFKINSVINSYNVDEDMREEITMISPIRWKVFQCLIIDGENSGEEALRQAETFVIADDEFKGFLNRHKDIKCLVPESNQQMRDSYLILDEYMRFLDCRNGRKDPSRSILDVGVENGIKFSGFDEKMFFKRGGKYVWSKADLRLDW from the exons ATGATGTCCCTGTGTTTGCTCCCTGTTCTAGAGATCCTGACCACGGTCTGGAGGAATATGACATTTCTGCTGGAATGTATGAAGATGCTTTCACCCTGGTGCTGGCTGGAAGTATTTGGAACAAGGAAAGTTTCTTCTCCAAAAATCAATGGATGGCGAGATCCTGGTCAAGTAAAGCCCGTCAGTGTGAATTATCACTTCACCAGGCAGTGCAATTATAAATGCGGTTTCTGCTTTCACACTGCGAAAACTTCTTTTGTGTTACCCATAGAAGAAGCCAAAAAAGGACTGACAATGCTAAGAGATGCAG GTATGGAGAAAATAAACTTTTCTGGAGGTGAACCATTTCTGCAGGAAAGAGGAAATTTTGTAGGAAAACTTGTTGTGTACTGCAAAAAAGATCTGAAGTTGCCCAGTGTCAGCATTGTGAGCAATGGCAGCATGATCACCGAGAAATGGTTTAAAAGCTATG GAGAACATTTGGATATTCTTGCTGTGTCCTGTGACAGTTTTAATGAAGAAGTCAACAAACTCATTGGCCGAGGACAAGGAAAGAGAAATCACGTGGAAAAACTGATGAAGATCAGACAGTGGTGCTGTGACTACAATGTGGCCTTTAAAATAAATTCTGTAATTAACAGTTACAATGTCGACGAAGACATGAGAGAGGAAATTACCATGATCAGTCCAATACGATGGAAG GTGTTCCAGTGTCTCATTATTGATGGTGAGAATTCTGGAGAAGAAGCATTGAGACAAGCTGAAACATTTGTCATTGCCGATGATGAGTTTAAGGGTTTTCTGAATCGTCATAAGGACATTAAATGTTTGGTTCCAGAATCTAACCAACAG ATGCGGGATTCATATCTGATTTTGGATGAATAT ATGCGTTTCCTTGACTGCAGAAATGGCCGCAAAGATCCATCAAGGTCAATCTTGGACGTTGGTGTCGAAAATGGCATAAAGTTTAGTGGTTTTGACGAGAAGATGTTTTTTAAAAGGGGAGGAAAATACGTGTGGAGCAAGGCAGATCTGAGGTTGGATTGGTGA